A window of Microcystis aeruginosa FD4 contains these coding sequences:
- a CDS encoding esterase/lipase family protein, with protein sequence MNPVVLVHGFLDTTAVFKPMSKYLNHHGWQVHSFNLIPNHGYEKLEVLAGQVDNYIEKNFAKEQKVDLIGFSMGGLITRYYLQRLGGVARVQRYLNISAPNRGTLTAYSLPLDGIRQMQPGSQFLEDLNQDCQQILNKIKTTIIWTPYDLMIFPAHSSRLSVGKEISIPVLLHAWMVKDSKVLTTIKETLLE encoded by the coding sequence ATGAATCCCGTTGTTTTGGTGCATGGTTTTCTGGACACTACGGCTGTTTTTAAACCGATGAGCAAGTATTTAAATCATCATGGTTGGCAGGTGCATAGTTTTAACCTAATTCCCAATCATGGTTACGAAAAGTTAGAAGTTTTAGCGGGTCAGGTGGACAATTATATCGAGAAAAACTTTGCTAAAGAGCAGAAAGTAGATCTGATTGGTTTTAGTATGGGAGGACTAATTACCCGCTACTACCTGCAAAGATTGGGAGGAGTGGCAAGAGTGCAACGTTACCTAAATATTTCTGCCCCGAATCGAGGCACTTTAACCGCGTACAGTTTACCCTTAGATGGGATTAGACAAATGCAGCCAGGGAGTCAATTTCTCGAGGATTTAAATCAAGATTGCCAACAAATTTTAAATAAAATTAAAACCACAATTATCTGGACTCCCTACGATTTAATGATATTTCCTGCCCATAGTTCCCGTTTATCGGTGGGCAAAGAAATTTCCATTCCCGTATTGCTTCATGCTTGGATGGTCAAAGATAGCAAAGTCTTAACAACAATTAAAGAGACCTTATTAGAATAG
- a CDS encoding DUF4164 family protein — translation MSNETVTSSLEAVLTRIEGKIDSLEKRLDEKIDSLEKRIDERFDKIEDRLTKVEIGQAELKGEIKALDERLSTKIEGLTARVAYQEFTNRGILIALVVAILGGAAKLFGFFPNP, via the coding sequence ATGTCTAACGAAACTGTCACTTCTTCCCTAGAAGCTGTCCTGACAAGGATTGAGGGGAAAATCGACTCTCTGGAAAAACGCCTTGACGAGAAAATAGACTCCCTTGAAAAACGTATTGATGAGAGATTTGACAAGATAGAAGACCGGTTAACTAAAGTAGAAATAGGACAGGCCGAACTCAAGGGAGAAATCAAAGCTCTGGATGAACGACTAAGCACAAAAATCGAGGGATTAACTGCAAGGGTTGCCTATCAGGAATTCACCAATCGAGGGATTCTGATAGCATTGGTAGTCGCTATTTTAGGAGGTGCTGCTAAACTTTTTGGTTTTTTCCCTAATCCTTAG
- a CDS encoding site-2 protease family protein, with translation MVNISSEIAAIAIIFLVAAGILTWSFYRSKPYGQLGILAWLQSLVLIAPWLIFFGLFAAGIYLNLAVILFLLVASTIIYIYLGKRLRLLKTNQIIEPKVNPAVSESVTPLETTAAVTAIVPDVIPIPEEDLKVIQSIFGIDTFFATETISFQEGAIFKGNLRGEPDIVHSRLTQKLSDHFGDKYRLFLVEGTEEKPVVIILPKTNDPSPATLAQKNLSLVLLVATIVTSLEAAGILLGFDLFSNWQRYREAIPLSLGLWSVLIAHEIGHLIIAKRHNVRLSLPYFLPTWQIGSFGAITRFESLLPNRIVLFDIAFAGPALGGLVSLILLIVGLTLSNSASLFQIPSTFFQSSILVSFLARIVLGDELQNAVISVHPLTVIGWLGLVITALNLLPAGQLDGGRIVQAIYGRKIARRTTVATLVILGIISLVNPSNPIPLYWTILVAFLQRELERPNLNELTEPDDTRASWGLLLLFLMLATLIPLSPSLAGRLGIGG, from the coding sequence ATGGTTAATATTTCTTCGGAAATCGCTGCGATCGCTATTATTTTCCTCGTCGCTGCCGGTATCTTGACTTGGAGTTTTTATCGGTCTAAACCCTACGGCCAACTGGGAATTTTAGCTTGGTTACAATCCTTGGTACTAATAGCTCCTTGGTTAATTTTTTTCGGGCTATTTGCGGCAGGAATTTATCTCAATCTAGCAGTAATTCTCTTTTTACTGGTTGCCTCCACAATTATCTATATTTATTTAGGCAAGCGTTTACGCTTACTGAAAACCAATCAGATAATTGAACCAAAAGTTAACCCAGCAGTTAGCGAGTCCGTTACTCCTCTAGAAACCACGGCAGCGGTGACAGCAATTGTGCCGGATGTGATTCCAATTCCCGAAGAGGATTTAAAAGTTATTCAGAGTATTTTTGGGATAGATACTTTTTTTGCCACCGAGACTATCTCTTTTCAGGAAGGAGCAATTTTTAAAGGCAATTTACGGGGAGAACCGGATATCGTTCACTCTCGCTTAACCCAGAAATTAAGTGATCATTTTGGCGATAAATATCGTTTATTTTTGGTGGAAGGAACCGAGGAAAAACCGGTGGTAATTATCCTCCCCAAAACTAATGATCCTAGTCCTGCTACTCTTGCTCAAAAAAATCTCTCTTTAGTTTTGTTAGTAGCTACCATTGTCACGAGCTTAGAAGCAGCTGGAATTTTATTGGGTTTTGATTTGTTTAGTAATTGGCAGAGATATCGAGAAGCAATTCCCCTGAGTTTGGGTTTATGGTCGGTATTAATTGCCCACGAAATCGGTCATCTAATTATCGCTAAACGCCATAATGTTCGTCTCAGTTTACCCTATTTTCTTCCCACTTGGCAGATTGGTTCTTTTGGGGCGATTACTCGTTTTGAATCTTTATTGCCTAACCGCATCGTCCTATTTGATATAGCTTTTGCTGGTCCTGCTTTGGGAGGTTTGGTTTCTTTAATCTTGTTAATTGTTGGACTGACTTTATCTAATTCTGCCAGCCTTTTTCAAATCCCTAGTACCTTTTTCCAAAGTTCAATTTTAGTGAGTTTTTTAGCGCGGATAGTTTTGGGTGACGAGTTACAAAATGCGGTTATCTCCGTGCATCCTTTAACTGTTATCGGTTGGTTAGGATTGGTGATTACTGCCCTTAATTTACTGCCCGCCGGACAGTTAGATGGTGGCAGAATTGTTCAGGCTATTTATGGTCGCAAAATTGCCCGTCGTACCACTGTGGCCACTTTGGTAATTTTGGGCATTATTTCCTTAGTTAATCCCAGTAATCCCATTCCTCTCTATTGGACAATTTTAGTCGCTTTTTTACAAAGAGAGTTGGAAAGACCTAATTTAAACGAGTTAACTGAACCCGATGACACCCGTGCCAGTTGGGGTTTATTACTGCTCTTTTTAATGTTAGCAACTCTGATTCCTTTAAGCCCCAGTTTAGCGGGACGGTTAGGAATCGGTGGCTAA
- the murQ gene encoding N-acetylmuramic acid 6-phosphate etherase, protein MEQWESRGHLLTEQINPNSLNLDQLNPLELVALFNQEDAQTLKAIAMAQQELALAISLTSQALAKGGRLFYIGAGTSGRLGVLDAAECPPTFCTPPELVQGIIAGGAAALVRSSEDLEDKAEDGAAIIALREIDELDVVVGITAGGTTPYVHGALQAAKQRGATTIAISCVPAEQVDIAVDVDIRLLTGPELLAGSTRLKAGTVTKMALNILSTGTMVMLGKVYGNQMVDVAVTNHKLHDRALRIICNLSDVSREEAAILLEKSGRRVKLALLMQKTGLSAAAGQELLQKHRGQLRAALQAYNQID, encoded by the coding sequence ATGGAACAGTGGGAAAGCAGAGGACACCTGTTAACCGAACAAATTAACCCAAACAGCCTAAATTTAGACCAATTAAACCCGCTCGAATTGGTGGCTCTCTTCAATCAGGAGGATGCCCAAACCCTAAAAGCGATCGCTATGGCCCAGCAAGAATTGGCCCTAGCGATCTCCCTGACCAGTCAAGCTCTGGCTAAAGGTGGTAGACTCTTTTACATTGGGGCGGGAACCAGTGGCCGGCTGGGGGTTTTGGACGCGGCCGAATGTCCTCCCACTTTCTGCACTCCCCCAGAATTGGTACAGGGAATTATTGCCGGTGGGGCAGCGGCATTGGTGCGTAGTTCCGAAGATTTGGAGGATAAAGCGGAAGATGGGGCGGCGATTATTGCCCTGCGAGAAATTGACGAATTAGACGTGGTAGTGGGGATTACCGCTGGGGGTACAACCCCCTACGTTCATGGGGCTTTACAGGCGGCAAAACAGCGAGGTGCGACGACGATTGCCATTAGTTGTGTCCCCGCCGAACAAGTGGATATCGCCGTGGATGTGGATATCCGCTTATTGACCGGACCAGAACTTTTGGCCGGCTCCACCCGCCTGAAAGCGGGAACAGTGACGAAAATGGCTTTAAATATTCTTTCCACAGGGACAATGGTAATGTTAGGCAAGGTTTACGGCAACCAGATGGTCGATGTGGCAGTTACTAATCATAAACTCCACGACCGCGCCCTGCGGATTATCTGCAACCTTAGCGATGTTAGTCGCGAGGAAGCGGCTATTTTACTGGAAAAAAGTGGCCGCCGGGTTAAACTAGCTTTGTTAATGCAGAAAACGGGACTTTCGGCGGCGGCAGGACAAGAATTGTTACAAAAGCATCGGGGTCAATTACGCGCCGCTCTGCAAGCCTACAATCAAATTGATTGA
- the rplU gene encoding 50S ribosomal protein L21, with the protein MSYAIIETGGKQIRVEPGRYYDIELLPVDEQSTHTIDKVLLIHDEDDISIGQPFIEGATVAGTVMQHRRGKKVIVYKMRPKKKTRKKRGHRQEITRFMIDSINYNGKTLTAAAATSGAEVVEDSSDEEE; encoded by the coding sequence ATGAGTTACGCAATTATTGAGACCGGTGGCAAACAGATTCGGGTAGAACCCGGTCGCTATTACGATATCGAACTTCTTCCCGTCGATGAACAAAGTACCCATACCATCGACAAAGTGCTATTAATCCATGATGAGGATGATATTAGCATCGGCCAGCCCTTTATCGAAGGGGCTACCGTGGCAGGGACTGTCATGCAACATCGTCGGGGCAAAAAAGTTATTGTCTATAAAATGCGCCCGAAAAAGAAAACCCGTAAAAAACGCGGTCATCGTCAAGAAATTACCCGTTTTATGATTGATTCAATCAATTATAACGGTAAGACCCTAACTGCTGCCGCTGCTACCTCCGGCGCTGAAGTTGTAGAAGATAGTAGCGACGAAGAAGAATAA
- the rpmA gene encoding 50S ribosomal protein L27 yields the protein MAHKKGTGSTRNGRDSRSQRLGVKRYGGQVVKAGNILIRQRGTKVHPGKNVGRGGDDTLFALIDGVVKFEYKDKSRRQVSVYPAEVSAS from the coding sequence ATGGCTCATAAGAAAGGTACGGGTAGTACCCGCAACGGACGCGATTCTCGTTCCCAGAGACTAGGCGTTAAGCGCTACGGTGGTCAAGTGGTAAAAGCGGGAAATATTCTCATCCGTCAACGGGGTACTAAAGTTCACCCGGGTAAAAATGTTGGTCGTGGTGGCGATGATACTTTATTCGCTTTAATTGATGGTGTGGTCAAATTTGAATACAAGGATAAAAGTCGCCGTCAAGTTAGCGTTTATCCTGCTGAAGTTAGTGCTAGTTAA
- a CDS encoding SIMPL domain-containing protein: protein MNYKKFCLAFLLSLILINTGLVMPSYANARELRTITVTGEGIENIATSKAIVRLGVEVQGKEAGKVQRETANRSDAVVKFLRSRQVEKLETTGISLQPNYDYSNNQRRLISYIGANLISFQVDIAQAGSLIDEAVKVGATRIDGVSFTAGESAIAAAQRTALIKATEQAREQATIVLQALGLVPKETVSIQVGNASNPVPIARSEAVFRSADAASSPVIGGEQTLRAAVTLEISY, encoded by the coding sequence ATGAATTACAAAAAATTTTGCTTGGCTTTTTTGCTGTCCCTTATCCTCATCAACACCGGATTAGTTATGCCTAGTTACGCAAACGCAAGAGAATTGAGGACAATTACCGTGACGGGAGAGGGAATAGAAAATATCGCCACTTCTAAGGCAATAGTGCGCTTAGGGGTAGAAGTTCAAGGCAAAGAAGCGGGTAAGGTGCAGCGGGAAACCGCCAATCGTAGCGATGCGGTGGTTAAATTTCTCCGTTCCCGTCAAGTGGAAAAATTGGAAACCACCGGCATTAGTTTACAGCCCAATTACGATTACAGCAACAACCAAAGACGTTTAATCAGTTATATCGGGGCTAATTTGATTAGTTTTCAGGTTGATATAGCCCAAGCGGGGAGTTTAATCGATGAAGCGGTGAAAGTCGGGGCAACACGCATCGATGGGGTGAGTTTTACTGCTGGAGAATCAGCGATCGCAGCTGCCCAAAGAACCGCTCTCATCAAAGCCACGGAACAAGCTAGAGAACAGGCGACAATCGTGTTACAAGCCCTCGGTTTAGTGCCGAAAGAAACGGTCTCTATCCAAGTGGGTAATGCCAGTAATCCCGTGCCAATAGCCCGCTCAGAAGCGGTTTTTCGGAGTGCCGATGCTGCCAGTAGCCCGGTTATCGGAGGGGAACAAACCCTGCGCGCTGCCGTCACCCTCGAAATTAGCTATTAG
- a CDS encoding alpha/beta fold hydrolase produces MNYPNFLPTVSEGLSEDTSLALLENIQQIAIDSPIYPRSILTTYSQQGQGQPPFLLLHGFDSSLLEFRRLLPFLCQNRETWAIDLLGFGFTERYPDLEVSPTTINSHLYHFWQTAIAEPIILVGASMGGAVALDFALSYPEIVTKLVLIDSAGLANPPVLGKLMFSPLDKWATNFLANPRVRQNISRTAYFDPTLATVDACTCANLHLNCPHWSEALISFTKSGGYGGFLPKLSQINRETLIIWGENDRILGTEDAKKFQQALPNNQLVWIPRCGHVPHLEKPELTAAAIVKFAS; encoded by the coding sequence GTGAATTATCCTAACTTTTTACCCACTGTTAGCGAGGGATTGAGCGAAGATACCTCCCTTGCTCTCCTCGAAAATATCCAACAAATTGCCATCGATAGCCCCATCTATCCTCGATCGATTCTAACTACCTATAGTCAACAAGGGCAAGGTCAACCGCCTTTTCTCCTCCTGCACGGTTTTGATAGTTCCCTGCTGGAATTTCGGCGTTTACTACCTTTCCTCTGCCAAAATAGGGAAACTTGGGCGATAGATCTACTCGGCTTCGGTTTTACAGAGCGATACCCAGATTTGGAAGTATCTCCCACAACTATTAACAGCCATCTTTACCATTTCTGGCAAACTGCGATCGCCGAACCGATAATTTTAGTCGGTGCTTCCATGGGGGGTGCAGTGGCCCTCGATTTTGCCCTCTCCTACCCGGAAATAGTGACGAAATTAGTTCTAATTGACAGCGCAGGACTAGCTAATCCCCCGGTCTTGGGTAAATTGATGTTTTCTCCCCTCGATAAGTGGGCAACTAATTTTTTAGCCAATCCCCGCGTGCGTCAAAATATCAGTCGTACTGCCTATTTCGATCCAACTTTGGCCACTGTTGATGCTTGCACCTGTGCTAATCTGCACCTGAATTGTCCCCACTGGAGTGAGGCTTTAATCTCCTTTACCAAAAGTGGCGGTTATGGGGGATTTTTGCCGAAATTAAGCCAAATAAACCGAGAAACGCTGATTATTTGGGGAGAAAACGATCGAATTTTAGGCACAGAAGACGCAAAGAAATTTCAGCAGGCCTTACCCAATAATCAACTGGTCTGGATTCCTCGCTGTGGTCATGTTCCCCATCTCGAAAAACCAGAACTTACCGCAGCCGCGATAGTTAAATTTGCGAGCTAA
- a CDS encoding ISKra4 family transposase (programmed frameshift): MLSENEKRIQDLSRELGACLYEQSQIKKFNNLGEIEETVRDLMIHYVNPEIGNFFIKTTTEETASRTRKVKSILGELPITEKQAKKLEIKSRTQMSPMLEKNCLLLSGDESYEKSAQKIKSLTGIAVSHSTQQRLVHRYHFEELPSNLEVEVEEMSLDGGKVRLRTAKGKALIWRDYKAVSFHQLGVAAFFQDNSALLDLVNSQVLAKPLICLGDGHDGIWNLFREIGEKQERIEILDWYHLIENLYKVGGSFQRIEEVKCFLWKGDVDAAISCCEGWSEPQVENFITYLNKHKHRIVNYGYLQAEGISIGSGSVESKIKQIAPSLKITGASWESGNVPQVLRHRCAYLNGCLF, from the exons ATGTTATCAGAAAATGAAAAAAGAATTCAAGATTTATCCCGAGAGTTGGGAGCTTGTCTCTATGAGCAATCCCAAATTAAGAAATTTAATAACTTGGGAGAGATAGAGGAGACAGTCAGAGATTTAATGATTCATTATGTTAACCCAGAAATCGGTA ATTTTTTTATCAAAACAACTACAGAAGAAACCGCCAGTCGGACGAGAAAAGTGAAAAGTATTTTGGGGGAATTACCAATTACAGAAAAACAAGCGAAAAAATTAGAAATAAAGTCTCGGACTCAGATGAGTCCAATGTTAGAGAAGAACTGTTTGCTATTAAGTGGCGATGAATCCTATGAGAAATCAGCCCAGAAAATCAAATCATTGACAGGAATTGCTGTTTCTCACAGTACCCAACAACGCCTCGTACATCGCTATCATTTTGAAGAATTACCGTCTAACCTAGAAGTCGAAGTCGAAGAAATGAGCCTAGATGGCGGTAAGGTACGACTAAGAACTGCCAAGGGAAAAGCCTTAATTTGGCGTGATTATAAAGCAGTGAGTTTTCATCAACTGGGGGTAGCGGCTTTTTTTCAAGATAACTCAGCTTTATTAGATTTGGTTAATTCTCAAGTTTTGGCCAAGCCTTTAATTTGTTTAGGAGATGGACATGATGGTATCTGGAATTTATTTCGTGAGATAGGAGAGAAACAGGAAAGAATTGAAATTTTGGACTGGTATCATTTAATCGAAAACCTCTATAAAGTTGGCGGTTCATTCCAGCGAATTGAGGAGGTAAAATGTTTTCTATGGAAGGGGGACGTGGACGCCGCTATCTCTTGTTGTGAAGGATGGTCAGAGCCGCAAGTTGAGAATTTTATTACTTATTTGAACAAGCATAAACATCGAATTGTCAATTATGGTTATTTGCAGGCAGAGGGTATTTCCATTGGCTCTGGCTCTGTTGAATCAAAAATTAAACAAATTGCTCCGAGTCTCAAAATTACTGGTGCAAGTTGGGAATCTGGTAATGTACCGCAAGTCCTTCGTCATCGCTGTGCTTATCTAAATGGTTGCCTTTTTTAA